The Prochlorococcus marinus XMU1412 genome includes the window AAAAAGTGTTTTTTGATATTCATCTATATTTAACCCTTCTCCATTAGCGGGCAATATACCTTTATTTTTTCTTTGGCGAATAGCTTCAAATAATAATATGGAAGCAGCAACTGAAACATTCAGAGATTGAACCATACCTCTCATAGGTATAAAAATTGATTGATCAACCATTGATATAAGTTCATTACTTAGTCCCCATTTTTCTGCACCTAAAACAAAACATGTATTTTGAGAATAATCAAAATTTCTATAATCTACCGATTCACTATTAAGAGTCGTTCCATATAATTTAAAACCCTTATTCTTTAAATCAGATATTGCCGTGATAGTGTTTTCATGATTATTTAGTTTTACCCATTTTTGACTTCCTTGAGCAGTACTATTAAAAGTCTTAACGGCATTCGTTTTGCTAATAAAATTTGCTTCGAAAACCCCTGCTGCATCACATGTCCTTAATATCGCAGATAAATTATGTGGTTTATTGACATCCTCAACTAAAACAGTCAAGTTTTTCATTCTGCAATCTAAAACACTTTTGATTCGTTCAAATCTTCTTGGCAAAATTGACATTTATAATATTTTCACACCTTTAAATTATATTCAAAAAATATTGATTACCTATTAAATCTCTTGGTTTATAATATTTTGGTAGTTTGAATTAACTCAATGGCATACATAGAATGGGACTATACAGTAATAACAAGTATGGTAGAAAAACAAGGTTGGGATTTACCTGATCGTGAATCGGAAGAGTGGAATAAATTTAACGATGAATTAGGAGAAAAAATGAGAGGTGTTGGACTTATTTTTGAAAAATATTGTAAATTTACTCCCGACGTAGGAGAAGGAGTTCATCTTCTAGATGACTGATAATAAATAGTTTTAAACCATTGATGTATCCCTTAATCAATGGCTTATTAATAAATAAGATAATATAATTTCACTAAATTAGAACTGGCAATTATTAAGGCTTTATAAAGCTTGTAATTTAAAAAAATTTTTTATTCCACAAAAAAGTTATTTAATTTCTATATTTGAATAAAAATATGAAAAATAAATTAACCTTTTTATTCGATGGTGGTTGTCCACTGTGTTTGCGAGAAACAAATTTTCTAAAAAAAAGAGATATCTTAAATCAAATTGCATTTATAGATATTAATAGTAAGGATTATGATCAAAGTCTTTTTAGTGACATCTCATATTCAGAAGCTATGTCCAACCTGCATGGGATTATGGAAAATGGTGAAATTATTAGGGGACTAGATGTACTTGCATATTCTTATGAATTAGTTGGTTTAGGTTGGGTTTATTATCCCTTGAGGATTAAGCTTTTATCTCCATTATTGAGACTGGTTTACAGATATTGGGCAAAATATAGACTTCAAATTACAGGTAGATCAGATATTGAAAAACTTTGTACCTCACAATGTGAACAATAAATATGGAAAGTATCGATATAGACAGAATAATAGAAATGTGTTGGGAAGATAGAACACCCTTTGAAGCTATCGAGTATCAATTTGGTTTAAAAGAGGAAGATGCGATAAAAATTATGCGTCGAAATCTTAAACCTAAATCCTTCAAAGTGTGGAGAAAGAGAGTTTCGGGAAGAAATACAAAACATATGGCGCTTAAAGATTCAACTAGATTTAAATCTACTCACAAAAGAAAATTATAAATTTTGAAAAATCTTTCTACTAAAACTTGTCCTGTTTGCAATAGGCCCTTCGAGTGGCGTAAAAAATGGAAAAACTGTTGGGATGAAGTTATCTACTGTTCAAAAAGATGCAGTAATAGGAAGTCGCAAAGATGAAACAAGTA containing:
- a CDS encoding thiol-disulfide oxidoreductase DCC family protein encodes the protein MKNKLTFLFDGGCPLCLRETNFLKKRDILNQIAFIDINSKDYDQSLFSDISYSEAMSNLHGIMENGEIIRGLDVLAYSYELVGLGWVYYPLRIKLLSPLLRLVYRYWAKYRLQITGRSDIEKLCTSQCEQ
- a CDS encoding DUF2256 domain-containing protein; this translates as MKNLSTKTCPVCNRPFEWRKKWKNCWDEVIYCSKRCSNRKSQR
- a CDS encoding TIGR03643 family protein, with translation MESIDIDRIIEMCWEDRTPFEAIEYQFGLKEEDAIKIMRRNLKPKSFKVWRKRVSGRNTKHMALKDSTRFKSTHKRKL
- the trmH gene encoding tRNA (guanosine(18)-2'-O)-methyltransferase TrmH codes for the protein MSILPRRFERIKSVLDCRMKNLTVLVEDVNKPHNLSAILRTCDAAGVFEANFISKTNAVKTFNSTAQGSQKWVKLNNHENTITAISDLKNKGFKLYGTTLNSESVDYRNFDYSQNTCFVLGAEKWGLSNELISMVDQSIFIPMRGMVQSLNVSVAASILLFEAIRQRKNKGILPANGEGLNIDEYQKTLFEWCYPELAAVYKKSAKEYPKLNDQGELNPITDN